From a region of the Halolamina sp. CBA1230 genome:
- a CDS encoding AAA family ATPase gives MDEPLWTERYAPAIADLPQEAARERLERAVDEPMNLVVQGPPGVGKTAAVRALAREAHEDYENDLVEINVADFFDRTKKEIREDPRFAQFLEGRSRMAKRDMINRVLKESASYAPVSGQFKTILLDNAEAIREDFQQALRRVMEQHHRTTQFVIGTRQPSKLIAPIRSRCFPVPVRAPSADEIENVLAGILDAEAVEYDDDGLEFVAGYADGDLRRAVLGVQTTAAQHDEVTMQAAYEVLDDVGHDDELAAALSAATEGDFSTARSTVDALLDEGYDGEELLQELLRVARSEYSGEKLARLHRLAGEADLDLTEGSDDTIHLTHLLGAWAAGHESLRGEA, from the coding sequence ATGGACGAACCGCTCTGGACCGAGCGCTACGCGCCCGCCATCGCGGACCTCCCCCAGGAGGCGGCCCGCGAGCGCCTGGAGCGGGCCGTCGACGAGCCGATGAACCTCGTCGTCCAGGGGCCGCCGGGGGTCGGGAAAACCGCCGCCGTGCGGGCGCTGGCCCGCGAGGCCCACGAGGACTACGAGAACGACCTCGTGGAGATCAACGTCGCGGACTTCTTCGACCGCACGAAGAAGGAGATCCGGGAGGACCCCCGGTTCGCGCAGTTCCTCGAGGGGCGGAGCCGGATGGCCAAACGCGACATGATCAACCGCGTGCTCAAGGAGTCCGCGAGCTACGCCCCCGTCTCGGGACAGTTCAAGACGATCCTGCTGGACAACGCCGAGGCGATCCGGGAGGACTTCCAGCAGGCGCTGCGCCGGGTGATGGAGCAACACCACCGCACCACCCAGTTCGTGATCGGGACCCGCCAGCCCTCGAAGCTGATCGCCCCGATCCGGTCGCGGTGTTTCCCCGTCCCCGTGCGGGCCCCCTCGGCCGACGAGATCGAGAACGTGCTCGCCGGGATTCTCGATGCGGAGGCGGTCGAATACGACGACGACGGACTGGAGTTCGTCGCCGGCTACGCCGACGGCGACCTCCGCCGTGCTGTGCTGGGCGTCCAGACCACGGCCGCCCAGCACGACGAGGTGACGATGCAGGCCGCGTACGAGGTGCTCGACGACGTGGGTCACGACGACGAACTCGCCGCCGCGCTCTCGGCGGCCACGGAGGGGGACTTCTCGACGGCGCGCTCGACGGTCGACGCCCTGCTCGACGAGGGGTACGACGGCGAGGAGCTCCTGCAGGAGCTGCTGCGGGTCGCTCGCAGCGAGTACTCCGGCGAGAAGCTCGCCCGTCTCCACCGACTCGCTGGCGAGGCGGACCTGGACCTCACGGAGGGTAGCGACGACACGATCCACCTCACCCACCTGCTCGGCGCGTGGGCCGCGGGCCACGAGTCGCTGCGGGGGGAGGCCTGA
- a CDS encoding mechanosensitive ion channel family protein, giving the protein MLGQASLPRWLTEMLSTYDQVLSELFWFVVGLVGVYLVGQLLVIPIVTRIVDARNRNNPTIESATRTYLRVVLAAFATLTGVVAAGYGSLLSDSAVIIAALTFALGIAGQQVFGSLISGTFLVADPDFNVGDWIEWGNGEGTIEAIHFRVTRVRTPDNGTIAVPNTELTNGPLRRPFGRDRFRITEQIYVAYYEDTERALMELRQTAQDGEAVLDDPAPETRVLNLGENAITLQAEFWVADPMDADIVTVRSDFRRRVKRRFDEEGITLAPPSAQLLSGEISVTEEPSELTGDD; this is encoded by the coding sequence ATGCTCGGCCAAGCCTCGCTCCCTCGCTGGCTGACGGAGATGCTCTCGACGTACGATCAGGTGCTCTCTGAGCTGTTCTGGTTCGTCGTCGGGCTCGTCGGCGTCTACCTCGTCGGCCAGCTCCTCGTCATCCCGATCGTCACCAGGATCGTCGACGCCCGGAACCGCAACAACCCCACCATCGAGTCCGCGACCCGGACGTACCTCCGAGTCGTCCTGGCCGCGTTCGCGACGCTGACGGGCGTCGTCGCCGCCGGCTACGGCAGCCTCCTCTCCGACTCGGCGGTGATCATCGCGGCGCTCACGTTCGCCCTCGGCATCGCGGGCCAGCAGGTGTTCGGCTCGCTGATCAGCGGAACCTTCCTCGTCGCCGACCCCGACTTCAACGTCGGCGACTGGATCGAGTGGGGGAACGGCGAGGGGACGATCGAGGCGATCCACTTCCGGGTCACGCGGGTCCGAACGCCCGACAACGGGACGATCGCCGTGCCGAACACCGAACTCACCAACGGTCCGCTGCGCCGCCCCTTCGGCCGGGACCGCTTCCGGATCACGGAGCAGATCTACGTCGCCTACTACGAGGACACCGAACGCGCCCTCATGGAGCTTCGGCAGACCGCCCAGGACGGCGAGGCGGTGTTGGACGACCCGGCGCCCGAGACGCGGGTCCTGAACCTCGGGGAGAACGCCATCACGCTCCAGGCGGAGTTCTGGGTCGCGGATCCGATGGACGCCGACATCGTGACCGTCCGGTCGGACTTCCGCCGGCGGGTGAAACGCCGCTTCGACGAGGAGGGGATCACGCTGGCGCCGCCGTCGGCGCAGCTGCTCTCGGGCGAGATTTCGGTGACGGAGGAACCGAGCGAGCTAACGGGAGATGACTAA
- a CDS encoding protein sorting system archaetidylserine decarboxylase encodes MDLPGPSLAPGALRYGAPPLLVGFLLTPFSGPIGLGLVALGIGTILFHRDPERQPPESGFVAPADGSVSVIRDEGDRVRVGVFMNVTDVHVNRAPAAGTVESVTHRPGANRPAFSKDSDRNERVDIDCGAYEVSLIAGWFARRIHPYVEAGEELDRGERIGHISFGSRADVLLPERVEHGDLRVREGEAVRAGETVVAVDSAE; translated from the coding sequence ATGGACCTGCCCGGCCCCTCGCTCGCCCCCGGCGCGCTGCGCTACGGCGCGCCGCCGCTTCTCGTCGGCTTCCTGCTCACGCCGTTCTCCGGGCCGATCGGTCTCGGACTGGTCGCGCTCGGGATCGGGACGATCCTGTTCCACCGCGACCCCGAGCGCCAGCCGCCGGAATCGGGCTTCGTCGCCCCCGCGGACGGCAGCGTCTCGGTGATCCGCGACGAGGGTGACCGCGTCCGCGTCGGCGTGTTCATGAACGTCACCGACGTGCACGTGAACCGTGCGCCGGCGGCGGGAACGGTCGAGTCGGTGACCCACCGTCCCGGCGCGAACCGGCCGGCGTTCTCGAAGGATTCGGACCGGAACGAGCGCGTCGACATCGACTGCGGGGCGTACGAGGTGTCGCTGATCGCGGGCTGGTTCGCGCGGCGGATTCATCCCTACGTGGAGGCGGGCGAGGAACTGGATCGGGGGGAGAGGATCGGCCACATCAGTTTCGGCAGCCGCGCGGACGTGCTGCTGCCCGAGCGCGTTGAGCACGGGGATCTGCGGGTGCGCGAGGGTGAGGCCGTTCGAGCCGGGGAGACGGTGGTTGCCGTCGATTCTGCCGAGTAG
- a CDS encoding methyltransferase domain-containing protein, whose translation MYCLELAGEDDAFAAREAEAAAAGVEILAPGLARAGHVDRDRLRGLAYTHAADELVARSAASVDAAATALDAAAIDREGTVAVRARDVRGLTGVSTSDAERRLGGVLVDRGFAVDLDDPDHELRALFSAEDGLDDPDSDATAAEQGQVPAGDGVCVLGWLDCESERDFGERRPTDRPFFQPGSMAPMDARALVNIAGAASGRRILDPMCGTGGTLLEAGLVGADLLGTDAQWKMVRGTRENLEALVEGVDTAVARADATALPLREDVVDGVVFDAPYGRQSKIATHRLEDLVEGALAEAARVSSGSVTCVLMADRDWREAVSATEWRVTDRFERRVHGSLTRHVHVLEKQLDDR comes from the coding sequence GTGTACTGTCTCGAACTCGCCGGCGAGGACGACGCGTTCGCGGCCCGGGAGGCGGAAGCGGCCGCCGCCGGCGTCGAGATCCTCGCCCCCGGCCTCGCCCGCGCGGGCCACGTCGACCGCGACCGCCTCCGCGGTCTGGCGTACACCCACGCCGCCGACGAGCTGGTGGCCCGGAGCGCGGCGAGCGTCGACGCCGCCGCGACCGCGCTCGACGCCGCCGCGATCGACCGCGAGGGCACGGTCGCGGTGCGGGCTCGCGACGTGCGCGGACTCACGGGCGTGAGCACGAGCGACGCGGAGCGCCGGCTCGGCGGCGTGCTCGTCGACCGCGGGTTCGCGGTGGATCTCGATGACCCGGATCACGAGCTCCGGGCGCTGTTCTCCGCCGAGGACGGACTGGACGATCCGGACAGTGACGCCACGGCTGCCGAGCAGGGGCAGGTTCCCGCGGGCGACGGCGTCTGCGTACTGGGCTGGCTCGACTGCGAGTCAGAACGCGACTTCGGTGAGCGCCGACCCACCGATCGCCCGTTCTTCCAGCCCGGGAGCATGGCGCCGATGGACGCTCGGGCGCTCGTGAACATCGCGGGTGCGGCGTCCGGCCGACGGATCCTCGACCCCATGTGCGGCACCGGCGGCACGCTGCTCGAGGCCGGGCTCGTCGGCGCGGATCTGCTCGGCACTGACGCGCAGTGGAAGATGGTCCGCGGGACGCGGGAGAACCTGGAGGCGCTGGTCGAGGGTGTCGACACCGCGGTCGCACGGGCGGACGCGACCGCACTGCCGCTGCGTGAGGATGTCGTCGACGGCGTGGTGTTCGACGCGCCGTACGGCCGGCAGTCGAAGATCGCGACGCACCGCTTGGAGGACTTGGTCGAGGGGGCGCTCGCGGAGGCGGCGCGGGTGAGTAGTGGGAGCGTGACCTGTGTGCTGATGGCCGACCGCGACTGGCGGGAGGCCGTCTCGGCGACGGAGTGGCGGGTCACGGACCGCTTCGAGCGACGGGTCCACGGGTCGCTGACGCGGCACGTGCACGTACTCGAGAAACAACTGGACGATCGGTAG
- a CDS encoding DUF460 domain-containing protein, whose product MNAPTDGPVFGVDIQSGDVRGDSPTYALVILRPDDGDEGEAAVERDAVSRRKLRRLIEQAEPSRLAVDNMYELAADKNALVGFLRSLPAGTELVQVTGANRPEPLSRVAQRHGVPYGKKPMKEAEAAARLAYHNVGQRVTAFGDTTTVKVSRGRSTGGGGGWSEDRFTRRIHGNVRKAAREVESDLDDANLEYEKDVTEKYGGLSNAIFTVEARPEDIPVSATRNGDVRIEIDRERRDGIEFEPLVKRRDHVVVGIDPGTTTAAAVVGLDGTVHDRFSSRTSDSAELIEWLIERGRPMLVAADVTPMPETVEKFRRSFDAAGWVPESDLPVDEKLHRTRDHEYENDHERDALAAALFAVDDHEDQFERIAAKVPPTFDREEVIARVVSGEESVEAVIRDLSDDDGGDEDEEEHEERELTEEERRIRDLEAQVGRLKEHAEELEEELEEKENEIREYERELSDARKKERREARERREVNRLERRAERLERERDEAIAENEELHDKLARLKTLWKLDHSDFSDVAGDRDLVAVKAIPQFTRDAIERADEEYGLAAGDVIYLRDASGAGTSTAEALAETEPRLVLKNGNLSEEADAVLFDHEIPVAPADPVTIQEVDELAVARESEVEEAIEDWEERAEERRREQTESMMDRVISEHRADERLEDRGT is encoded by the coding sequence GTGAACGCCCCCACCGACGGGCCGGTGTTCGGCGTCGACATCCAGAGCGGCGACGTCCGCGGCGACTCGCCCACCTACGCGCTCGTGATTCTCCGCCCCGACGACGGCGACGAGGGCGAGGCCGCCGTCGAACGCGACGCCGTCTCGCGCCGGAAGCTCCGCCGGCTGATCGAGCAGGCGGAACCCAGCCGGCTGGCCGTCGACAACATGTACGAACTCGCGGCCGACAAGAACGCCCTCGTCGGCTTCCTCCGCTCGCTCCCCGCCGGCACGGAGCTCGTGCAGGTCACCGGCGCGAACCGGCCCGAACCGCTCTCACGGGTCGCCCAGCGCCACGGCGTCCCCTACGGGAAGAAGCCCATGAAGGAGGCCGAGGCGGCGGCGCGGCTGGCGTACCACAACGTCGGCCAGCGCGTCACCGCCTTCGGCGACACGACCACGGTGAAAGTCTCCCGCGGCCGCTCGACGGGCGGTGGCGGCGGATGGAGCGAGGATCGCTTCACCCGCCGCATCCACGGCAACGTCCGGAAGGCCGCCCGGGAGGTCGAGTCGGACCTCGACGACGCGAACCTCGAGTACGAGAAAGACGTCACCGAGAAGTACGGCGGCCTCTCGAACGCGATCTTCACCGTCGAGGCCCGGCCCGAGGATATCCCCGTCTCCGCGACACGGAACGGCGACGTGCGGATCGAGATCGATCGCGAGCGCCGCGACGGCATCGAGTTCGAACCGCTCGTGAAGCGGCGTGACCACGTCGTCGTCGGCATCGACCCGGGCACGACGACCGCCGCCGCCGTCGTGGGGCTCGACGGCACCGTCCACGACCGCTTCTCCTCGCGGACGAGCGACAGCGCCGAACTCATCGAGTGGCTGATCGAGCGCGGCCGGCCGATGCTCGTCGCCGCCGACGTGACGCCGATGCCCGAAACCGTCGAGAAGTTCCGCCGGAGCTTCGACGCCGCGGGCTGGGTCCCCGAGTCGGACCTGCCGGTCGACGAGAAGCTCCACCGCACCCGCGACCACGAGTACGAGAACGACCACGAGCGCGACGCGCTCGCGGCGGCGCTGTTCGCCGTCGACGACCACGAGGACCAGTTCGAGCGCATCGCCGCGAAGGTCCCACCCACGTTCGACCGCGAGGAGGTCATCGCCCGCGTCGTCTCCGGCGAGGAGTCCGTCGAGGCCGTCATCCGCGACCTGAGCGACGACGACGGCGGCGACGAGGACGAGGAGGAACACGAAGAGCGTGAACTCACCGAGGAGGAACGCCGCATCCGCGACCTCGAAGCCCAGGTTGGGCGGCTGAAGGAGCACGCCGAGGAACTCGAGGAAGAACTCGAGGAGAAGGAGAACGAGATCCGGGAGTACGAACGCGAACTCAGCGACGCCCGCAAGAAGGAGCGCCGCGAGGCCCGCGAGCGCCGCGAGGTGAACCGCCTCGAACGCCGCGCGGAACGGCTCGAACGCGAGCGCGACGAAGCGATCGCCGAGAACGAGGAACTCCACGACAAGCTCGCCCGGCTCAAGACGCTCTGGAAGCTCGACCACTCCGACTTCAGCGACGTGGCGGGCGACCGCGATCTCGTCGCCGTGAAGGCGATCCCACAGTTCACCCGCGACGCGATCGAGCGCGCCGACGAGGAGTACGGGCTCGCTGCCGGCGACGTGATCTACCTCCGGGACGCCAGCGGCGCCGGCACGTCGACCGCGGAGGCGCTGGCCGAGACGGAGCCGCGGCTGGTGCTGAAAAACGGGAACCTCTCGGAGGAGGCCGACGCGGTGCTGTTCGACCACGAGATCCCGGTCGCTCCCGCCGACCCCGTGACGATCCAGGAGGTCGACGAGCTCGCGGTTGCCCGCGAGAGCGAGGTCGAGGAAGCCATCGAGGACTGGGAGGAACGTGCTGAGGAGCGCCGGCGCGAACAGACCGAGAGCATGATGGACCGCGTGATCTCGGAGCACCGCGCCGACGAGCGGCTGGAGGATCGCGGGACGTAG
- a CDS encoding type II toxin-antitoxin system RelE/ParE family toxin: MTSEGWDWEFSPRAETQFSQLDAERQQRIIDKLDEVVTSEWRSPDEFLDPLTNSPFQKLRVGDYRLGCRLVPESATLRVESVRKREGAYKGDDD; encoded by the coding sequence ATGACGAGTGAGGGGTGGGACTGGGAGTTCTCCCCCCGTGCGGAGACGCAGTTCTCGCAGTTGGACGCGGAGCGGCAACAGCGAATCATCGACAAGCTCGACGAGGTCGTGACTTCGGAGTGGCGCAGTCCCGACGAGTTCCTCGACCCGCTGACGAACTCGCCGTTCCAGAAGCTCCGGGTCGGCGACTACCGACTCGGCTGTCGACTCGTCCCCGAATCCGCCACGCTTCGCGTCGAGAGCGTCAGAAAACGCGAGGGAGCGTACAAGGGCGACGACGACTGA
- a CDS encoding ribbon-helix-helix domain-containing protein, which produces MSKTDRSDSDPEIDRINLRISRPFLEVVDETWRERGFNSRSEFIRYALRDSVNHPEGAGLWKDLAISEAELDDTDAVSSDEIRSEYGTNDE; this is translated from the coding sequence ATGTCGAAGACCGATCGGAGCGATTCGGATCCGGAGATCGACCGGATCAACCTCCGCATCTCCCGACCGTTCCTCGAAGTCGTCGACGAGACGTGGCGCGAGCGAGGGTTCAACAGTCGGAGCGAGTTCATCCGGTACGCGCTCCGGGACTCGGTGAACCACCCCGAGGGTGCGGGTCTCTGGAAGGATCTGGCGATCAGCGAGGCGGAGCTCGACGATACTGACGCCGTGTCGAGCGACGAGATCCGGTCCGAATACGGCACGAATGACGAGTGA
- a CDS encoding tyrosine--tRNA ligase → MDAHDLITRNAAEVVTEEEVEELAADPEGKRAYVGYEPSGVLHIGHMLGANKLIDLQEAGMEVVILLADVHAYLNGKGTFDEIRETATRMQEQFVAYGLDEDNTEFRLGSEFQFDEEYVLDLHALELETTLSRAERAMSEIGSGDSVTVSQAVYPLMQALDIEYLDIDLAIGGMEQRKVHMLARDTLPSVGYESPTCLHTPLISELSTGIGKMSSSSGVSISMEDSHEDIEEKVNQAYCPAGEVDPEPTDEGEERNNPVLEIFEYHVFPRFDEVVVERPEEYGGDLEYDSYEELEADFASGELHPADAKPALARYLDELIEPGRAKLREQRGGETRTE, encoded by the coding sequence ATGGACGCACACGACCTGATCACCCGCAACGCCGCGGAGGTCGTCACCGAGGAGGAGGTCGAGGAGCTGGCAGCCGATCCCGAGGGCAAGCGCGCCTACGTCGGCTACGAGCCCTCGGGCGTGCTCCACATCGGCCACATGCTCGGTGCGAACAAGCTGATCGACCTGCAGGAGGCGGGGATGGAGGTCGTGATCCTGCTTGCGGACGTCCACGCCTACCTCAACGGGAAGGGGACGTTCGACGAGATTCGGGAGACTGCGACGCGGATGCAGGAGCAGTTCGTCGCCTACGGGCTCGACGAGGACAACACGGAGTTCCGGCTCGGCTCGGAGTTCCAGTTCGACGAGGAGTACGTGCTGGACCTCCACGCGCTCGAACTGGAGACGACGCTCTCGCGGGCGGAGCGGGCGATGAGCGAGATCGGTTCGGGCGACTCGGTGACGGTGTCGCAGGCGGTGTACCCGCTGATGCAGGCGCTCGACATCGAGTACCTCGACATCGACCTCGCGATCGGCGGGATGGAGCAGCGGAAGGTGCACATGCTCGCCCGCGACACGCTGCCGAGCGTCGGCTACGAGTCGCCGACCTGCCTGCACACGCCGCTGATCTCGGAGCTCTCGACGGGGATCGGGAAGATGTCCAGTAGCTCCGGCGTCTCCATCTCGATGGAGGACTCACACGAGGACATCGAGGAGAAGGTCAATCAGGCGTACTGCCCGGCGGGCGAGGTCGACCCCGAACCGACCGACGAGGGCGAGGAGCGCAACAACCCCGTGCTGGAGATCTTCGAATACCACGTGTTCCCGCGGTTCGACGAAGTGGTCGTCGAACGCCCCGAGGAGTACGGCGGTGACCTGGAGTACGACAGCTACGAGGAACTGGAAGCCGACTTCGCCTCCGGGGAGCTTCATCCTGCGGACGCGAAGCCGGCGCTGGCGCGGTACTTGGACGAACTGATCGAGCCGGGGCGGGCGAAGCTGCGGGAGCAGCGAGGCGGGGAAACGCGAACGGAGTGA
- the rnz gene encoding ribonuclease Z — translation MTLRTTFLGTSGAVPTTRRAPSAVMVNREGERFLFDCGEGTQRQMMRFNTGFDVEHILLSHLHGDHILGLPGLLQTWDFQDRTDALSIHAPPGSRRKLRDLITAGGHDTAFPVRIHEVTPGSVAIDGEEFEIRAFETEHRTTSQGYALIEDDRKGRFKREKAEEELDIPPGPAYGKLHAGETVELDDGRVIEPEQVVGDPRPGRSLVYTGDTRPVDATVEVADEPDLLIHDATFQDEMADRARSTGHATAREAGEIASRAGAKRLALTHISSRYPGDAREHEHEASSAFDGDCFVAEDGQTVELPYPDSE, via the coding sequence ATGACTCTCCGGACGACGTTCCTCGGGACCAGCGGCGCCGTCCCCACGACGCGGCGCGCGCCCAGCGCGGTGATGGTGAACCGCGAGGGCGAGCGGTTCCTCTTCGACTGCGGCGAGGGAACCCAGCGCCAGATGATGCGGTTCAACACGGGGTTCGACGTCGAGCACATCCTCCTCAGCCACCTCCACGGCGACCACATCCTCGGACTGCCCGGCCTGCTCCAGACGTGGGACTTCCAGGACCGCACTGACGCGCTGTCGATCCACGCGCCGCCGGGCTCGCGCCGGAAACTCCGGGACCTGATCACCGCCGGCGGGCACGACACCGCGTTCCCGGTCCGCATCCACGAGGTCACGCCCGGCAGCGTCGCCATCGACGGCGAGGAGTTCGAGATCCGCGCGTTCGAGACCGAACACCGCACCACCTCGCAGGGGTACGCGCTGATCGAGGACGACCGCAAGGGCCGGTTCAAACGCGAGAAGGCCGAGGAGGAACTCGACATCCCGCCCGGTCCGGCGTACGGGAAACTCCACGCGGGAGAGACGGTCGAACTCGACGACGGCCGCGTCATCGAACCCGAGCAGGTCGTCGGCGACCCCCGCCCCGGCCGGTCGCTGGTGTACACCGGCGACACCCGGCCCGTGGACGCGACCGTGGAGGTCGCCGACGAACCGGACCTGCTGATCCACGACGCGACGTTCCAGGACGAGATGGCCGATCGGGCGCGCTCGACCGGCCACGCGACCGCCCGCGAGGCCGGCGAGATCGCGAGCCGAGCGGGCGCGAAACGGCTCGCGCTGACGCATATCTCCTCGCGCTACCCCGGCGACGCCCGCGAGCACGAACACGAGGCGAGTTCGGCGTTCGACGGCGACTGTTTCGTCGCCGAGGACGGGCAGACCGTGGAGCTCCCGTACCCGGACAGCGAGTAA